The proteins below come from a single Armatimonadota bacterium genomic window:
- the kdsB gene encoding 3-deoxy-manno-octulosonate cytidylyltransferase encodes MEVVGIIPARLAAVRLPNKPLLDIAGKPMIWWVWHNAKQAKTLREVMVATPDEQIAEVVRAFGGIAVMTSPKHRSGTERLAEAAQSLSADIIVNIQGDEPLMPPENIDAVARPLIEDPSLQMSSLMCPATEEEKDKPTVVKVVVDRMGNALYFSRARIPYPREPSAPAITYKHLGIYAYRRDFLLQYAAMEPTPLEQMEMLEQLRVLENGYRIRMVCVEQTSIGVDTEEDLNRVRAIIAQRQEG; translated from the coding sequence GCATTATTCCTGCGCGGCTGGCGGCGGTGCGCCTGCCGAATAAGCCCCTGCTGGACATTGCGGGCAAACCGATGATATGGTGGGTATGGCACAACGCCAAACAGGCGAAAACGCTTCGTGAGGTAATGGTCGCTACGCCCGATGAGCAAATCGCCGAGGTGGTGCGCGCCTTCGGTGGTATCGCGGTGATGACCTCGCCCAAACATCGCTCTGGCACGGAGCGGCTGGCGGAGGCGGCGCAAAGTCTCTCCGCCGACATCATCGTCAACATTCAAGGAGATGAACCGCTGATGCCGCCAGAGAATATCGACGCCGTAGCACGCCCGCTCATCGAAGACCCCTCCCTGCAGATGAGCAGCCTGATGTGTCCTGCTACGGAGGAAGAGAAGGATAAGCCGACGGTGGTGAAGGTGGTGGTAGACCGCATGGGCAACGCGCTGTACTTTTCGCGCGCACGCATCCCCTACCCGCGCGAACCATCTGCCCCTGCTATCACGTATAAGCATCTGGGCATCTACGCCTATCGACGAGATTTCCTGCTGCAGTACGCGGCGATGGAGCCAACCCCGTTAGAGCAGATGGAGATGTTAGAGCAGCTGCGTGTGCTGGAGAACGGCTACCGCATCCGCATGGTGTGTGTGGAGCAGACCTCCATCGGCGTGGATACGGAAGAAGACCTGAACCGGGTGCGTGCTATCATCGCGCAGCGTCAGGAGGGCTAG